The following are from one region of the Biomphalaria glabrata chromosome 4, xgBioGlab47.1, whole genome shotgun sequence genome:
- the LOC129925974 gene encoding proline-rich protein 27-like: protein MPLDSAGHLLQNQLQLSGPCSASDVVVSDAVGEPIASKPIASEPIFGEPNASEPIASEPIFGEPIASEPIASEPIFGEPNASEPIASEPIFGEPNASEPIFGEPNASEPIISEPIVVEPIVSEPIASETILSEPTVSEPTVSEPIVGEPI from the exons ATGCCACTGGATTCAGCTGGTCATCTATTGCAAAACCAGCTCCAGTTGTCTGGACCCTGTTCTGCCTCGGATGTAGTTG TCAGTGATGCTGTCGGTGAACCAATAGCCAGTAAACCAATTGCCAGTGAACCAATTTTCGGTGAACCAAATGCCAGTGAACCAATTGCCAGTGAACCAATTTTCGGTGAACCAATAGCCAGTGAACCAATTGCCAGTGAACCAATTTTCGGTGAACCAAATGCCAGTGAACCAATTGCCAGTGAACCAATTTTCGGTGAACCAAATGCCAGTGAACCAATTTTCGGTGAACCAAATGCCAGTGAACCAATTATCAGTGAACCTATTGTCGTTGAACCAATTGTCAGTGAACCAATTGCCAGTGAAACAATTTTAAGTGAACCAACTGTCAGTGAACCAACTGTCAGTGAACCAATTGTCGGTGAACCCATTTGA
- the LOC106069616 gene encoding kynurenine formamidase-like gives MYIERTLPFNVWVCFITSVASVQSKDNTYIDLSHPQSPTTIYWPGQPRFNRTVVAKGSNENNVWIEVGAYNSGEHGGTHMDAPRHFYPTGFDLKDLPLERTIADGVMIDVRSEAEANIDYQLTVEKLLAWEENHGRLPPRAAVVVNNGWTSRWPDPLSFFGTKNGNNYTSFHFPIVSIEAAEWLLQNRDLKILALDVPSPDGATDDTFPVHQLLLSRNIIIVENVMVPNTLPARGFRFHAAPIRIEGGTGVQTRVYAILNDASSCANEIPPTFLLLLFLAAAAVFNYRRLAV, from the exons ATGTACATAGAAAGGACGCTTCCATTCAATGTTTGGGTATGTTTCATTACGTCAGTAGCATCCGTCCAAAGTAAAGATAACACATACATCGACCTGTCTCACCCACAGTCTCCAACGACAATTTACTGGCCCGGGCAGCCAAGATTTAACAGAACTGTTGTTGCGAAGGGAAGTAATGAAAATAATGTTTG gATTGAAGTGGGCGCTTACAATTCTGGAGAGCATGGTGGAACTCACATGGACGCCCCGCGCCACTTTTACCCAACAGGTTTTGACCTAAAGGATCTTCCATTAGAAAGAACAATTGCGGATGGTGTTATGATTGATGTCAGAAGCGAGGCGGAAGCTAACATAGACTACCAATTAACTGTAGAGAAA TTGTTGGCGTGGGAAGAGAACCACGGACGTCTGCCACCCAGAGCAGCTGTGGTGGTCAATAATGGCTGGACATCGCGCTGGCCCGATCCCTTGTCATTCTTTGGCACCAAGAACGGGAACAATTACAC GTCATTTCATTTTCCTATCGTGTCAATAGAAGCTGCTGAGTGGCTCCTGCAAAACAGAGACTTGAAAATACTCGCGCTGGATGTTCCCTCTCCAGATGGAGCCACGGACGACACATTCCCGGTCCATCAACTGCTCCTGTCCAGGAATATCATCATTGTGGAGAACGTCATGGTCCCGAACACACTTCCGGCCCGCGGGTTCCGCTTCCACGCCGCCCCGATACGCATTGAGGGCGGAACTGGCGTGCAGACGAGAGTGTACGCCATCTTGAATGACGCGTCGAGCTGTGCCAATGAAATCCCGCCCACCTTTTTGCTGCTTCTTTTCCTGGCAGCCGCCGCGGTGTTTAATTACAGACGTCTTGCTGTGTAA